From one Mya arenaria isolate MELC-2E11 chromosome 4, ASM2691426v1 genomic stretch:
- the LOC128229838 gene encoding uncharacterized protein LOC128229838: protein MWQQRTCYEQSNVLDVTIQCQLNVSAKNVTEFSTMYGHPSYPQQPAARSMTGSYYQPPAPATAVSYQPAFSDSDTCAPMADVHAGTSKRYEQDYDTYCDYESAKYGLHCASGYLNSVSPANNVNASDCLYYASCMNDSGYGSPGNVQYRNIPSAFSPCGQTQQVRTPSPCTRGDSRDARQLCRTQYSPTSSPDELSEETKIAMREKDVMQRLFSLRAADVEGANSVEHYYQSQTAVIDLERHNVLCQMAYDRKSSESIHVYYNRKLQSLLECVEEKLSALESGKHHGGKRQTTTQVEKKSRLLPKHAVKLMETWYSENLENPYPSRETTLTMAAEGSITVEQIRKWFANKRNRSRNSRLKASDLGADECA from the coding sequence ATGTGGCAGCAAAGAACGTGCTACGAGCAGAGTAACGTTCTTGACGTCACCATTCAGTGCCAGCTAAACGTGTCTGCCAAGAACGTGACGGAATTCAGCACGATGTACGGACATCCGTCCTACCCACAGCAACCCGCCGCCCGCTCTATGACCGGCAGCTATTACCAGCCACCCGCACCGGCTACCGCCGTCTCCTACCAGCCAGCTTTCTCAGATTCGGACACATGTGCTCCCATGGCTGACGTCCACGCTGGCACATCTAAACGTTATGAACAGGACTACGATACTTATTGTGATTATGAAAGTGCAAAGTATGGATTACATTGTGCCAGTGGTTACCTCAATTCAGTTTCACCAGCAAACAATGTGAATGCCAGTGACTGTCTTTACTATGCATCGTGCATGAACGACTCTGGATACGGTAGTCCGGGCAACGTTCAGTATCGGAATATTCCATCAGCATTTTCTCCGTGCGGCCAGACACAGCAGGTGAGGACCCCGAGTCCTTGCACGCGCGGGGATTCTCGGGACGCGCGTCAGCTCTGTCGCACCCAGTACTCACCTACAAGCTCCCCAGACGAGCTGTCGGAGGAGACCAAGATCGCCATGCGTGAGAAGGACGTCATGCAGAGGCTGTTTTCCTTGCGTGCCGCCGACGTGGAGGGGGCAAACAGCGTGGAACATTACTACCAATCACAGACAGCCGTCATCGACCTTGAGCGCCATAACGTCCTTTGTCAGATGGCATATGACCGAAAGAGCTCCGAGTCCATCCACGTATACTACAACCGGAAACTTCAATCGCTTCTTGAATGCGTCGAGGAAAAGCTGAGTGCGCTCGAGTCCGGCAAGCACCATGGCGGAAAACGACAGACGACAACTCAGGTGGAAAAGAAATCCAGATTGCTCCCAAAACACGCGGTGAAACTCATGGAAACCTGGTACAGCGAGAATCTTGAGAACCCATACCCGTCTCGTGAAACCACACTGACGATGGCGGCAGAGGGCAGCATCACGGTAGAGCAGATCCGGAAGTGGTTTGCGAACAAGCGGAACCGGTCCCGCAACAGCCGACTGAAGGCCAGTGATCTGGGCGCAGACGAGTGTGCATAA
- the LOC128231587 gene encoding oxysterol-binding protein-related protein 11-like isoform X3, whose product MAASTKKSDFEPLASLSESERKQVLAVMQRAKEFDMKEETKLKNWQPLEGQLTKFTNVMKGWQPRWFLLDPDSGMLEYFEKEEHKKHRPRGSIHLASAVISPSEEDSQTFSVSAANAEVYKLRATSTRERQQWVDRLRQTAEHHSNLANQQQSLPAELQRGVRSQSVSSGGLVTPTSQKPRLSTSENIAPPRLAPPSHRAPVAHPHLIDPFLEVKEYMMEAEDYSHGLTEKINTLPYSGEPICGLDSDMLLLKATSAATLQCLGQCLTMLQQRQEAYGITAGGQSSVSASLDMAPRRDSRTKSLAESVHSPVGSFTSACDLPFLLPETNPVVVVDHDEEEEDVAEYKDTDLEGVEEHKSIILHLLSQLKLGMDLTKVVLPTFILERRSLLELFADCMAHPDVFLRITCLSSPEERMMAVLEWYLTSFHAGRQGSIAKKPYNPIIGETFHCSWRIPPEQIGETSGDGGEPYLLSYTAEQVSHHPPVSAFYFECPKKRVCVNASIWTKSKFMGMSIGVVMVGKVVLKLLDFDEEYVFSLPSAYARSILTTPWVEMGDRINMTCPQTNFSAGIIFHTKPFYGGRLHRVSAEVKNGNTGNITCKVQGEWNSSFEFTYTNGNTKTVNVEDNKVWRKRVRPVQKQGDFESRKLWQHVTSALKVGDINTATEHKKFLEERQREGERHRKDTNTAFPTKFFKKVGDAWLYKDML is encoded by the exons ctgGCAGCCACTTGAGGGTCAACTGACAAAGTTCACAAATGTGATGAAGGGATGGCAGCCTCGCTGGTTCCTACTCGACCCAGACTCTGGCATGCTCGAATACTTTGAG AAGGAGGAGCACAAGAAGCACCGTCCCAGGGGGTCCATACATCTTGCT TCAGCTGTGATTTCTCCATCAGAGGAAGACTCTCAGACATTTTCTGTCAGTGCTGCCAATGCAGAGGTCTACAAGCTAAGAG CAACATCGACCCGGGAACGCCAGCAGTGGGTGGATAGACTAAGACAGACTGCTGAACACCACAGCAACCTAGCAAACCAG CAGCAGTCTTTGCCGGCGGAGCTGCAACGAGGGGTGCGGTCTCAGTCTGTCAGCAGTGGAGGTCTTGTGACCCCAACATCCCAAAAGCCTCGTTTGTCAACTTCGGAGAACATTGCCCCGCCCAG aCTTGCCCCACCCAGCCATCGGGCACCTGTGGCCCACCCACACCTGATTGACCCTTTCCTGGAGGTGAAGGAGTACATGATGGAGGCTGAAGACTACTCTCATGGACTTACAGAGAAAATTAAT ACATTACCATATTCCGGAGAGCCAATTTGTGGTCTGGATTCA GATATGTTGCTGCTTAAGGCGACGTCAGCAGCCACGCTTCAGTGTCTTGGCCAGTGTCTCACCATGCTGCAGCAGCGACAG GAGGCTTATGGTATCACAGCTGGCGGGCAGAGTAGCGTTAGTGCTTCCCTAGACAT GGCCCCCCGTAGGGACAGCCGGACCAAGAGCCTGGCCGAATCTGTCCACTCCCCGGTGGGCAGCTTCACCTCCGCCTGCGACCTCCCCTTCCTCCTCCCGGAGACCAACCCAG TGGTTGTGGTGGACCACGATGAGGAAGAGGAGGATGTAGCAGAGTACAAGGACACAGACCTGGAGGGGGTGGAGGAGCACAAGTCCATCATCCTGCATCTTCTTTCACAGCTCAAACTGGGCATGGACCTCACAAAG GTTGTGTTGCCAACATTCATCCTGGAGCGGCGTTCCCTGCTGGAGCTTTTTGCAGACTGCATGGCTCACCCAGACGTCTTCCTCAG GATAACTTGCCTGTCTTCGCCAGAGGAGCGGATGATGGCCGTGCTGGAGTGGTACCTAACCTCCTTCCATGCAGGCAGACAG GGTTCAATAGCCAAGAAGCCCTACAACCCAATCATAGGTGAGACGTTCCACTGCTCCTGGCGAATCCCACCGGAGCAGATCGGTGAGACCTCTGGGGATGGAGGGGAGCCATATCTGCTCTCATACACTGCAGAACAGGTCTCACATCACCCGCCCG TTTCAGCCTTCTACTTCGAGTGCCCAAAAAAGAGAGTTTGCGTGAATGCCTCAATATGGACCAAGTCCAAGTTTATGGGCATGTCCATCGGAGTGGTCATGGTGGGCAAAG TTGTATTGAAGCTGCTGGACTTTGATGAGGAGTATGTGTTCAGTCTGCCAAGTGCGTATGCCCGCTCCATCCTCACCACGCCTTGGGTCGAGATGGGCGATCGCATCAATATGACATGTCCACAAACCAACTTCTCTGCAGGCATCATTTTCCATACAAAG CCGTTTTATGGGGGTCGTCTACATCGGGTGTCAGCGGAGGTCAAAAACGGAAACACAGGAAATATCACCTGTAAGGTGCAGGGCGAGTGGAATTCTAGCTTTGAATTCACCTACACTAAT GGCAACACAAAGACAGTGAATGTGGAAGATAACAAGGTGTGGAGAAAGAGGGTGCGGCCCGTGCAGAAACAGGGCGATTTTGAGTCACGGAAACTATGGCAACATGTTACCTCAGCATTGAAAGTAGGCGACATCAACACAGCAACAGAACATAAGAAATTT TTGGAGGAGAGGCAAAGGGAGGGAGAAAGACACCGTAAAGACACAAATACTGCCTTCCCAACCAAG TTCTTCAAGAAGGTTGGTGATGCCTGGCTGTACAAGGATATGTTGTGA
- the LOC128231587 gene encoding oxysterol-binding protein-related protein 11-like isoform X1 — protein MAASTKKSDFEPLASLSESERKQVLAVMQRAKEFDMKEETKLKNWQPLEGQLTKFTNVMKGWQPRWFLLDPDSGMLEYFEKEEHKKHRPRGSIHLASAVISPSEEDSQTFSVSAANAEVYKLRATSTRERQQWVDRLRQTAEHHSNLANQQQSLPAELQRGVRSQSVSSGGLVTPTSQKPRLSTSENIAPPRLAPPSHRAPVAHPHLIDPFLEVKEYMMEAEDYSHGLTEKINTLPYSGEPICGLDSDMLLLKATSAATLQCLGQCLTMLQQRQKQMRKEAYGITAGGQSSVSASLDMAPRRDSRTKSLAESVHSPVGSFTSACDLPFLLPETNPVVVVDHDEEEEDVAEYKDTDLEGVEEHKSIILHLLSQLKLGMDLTKVVLPTFILERRSLLELFADCMAHPDVFLRITCLSSPEERMMAVLEWYLTSFHAGRQGSIAKKPYNPIIGETFHCSWRIPPEQIGETSGDGGEPYLLSYTAEQVSHHPPVSAFYFECPKKRVCVNASIWTKSKFMGMSIGVVMVGKVVLKLLDFDEEYVFSLPSAYARSILTTPWVEMGDRINMTCPQTNFSAGIIFHTKPFYGGRLHRVSAEVKNGNTGNITCKVQGEWNSSFEFTYTNGNTKTVNVEDNKVWRKRVRPVQKQGDFESRKLWQHVTSALKVGDINTATEHKKFLEERQREGERHRKDTNTAFPTKFFKKVGDAWLYKDML, from the exons ctgGCAGCCACTTGAGGGTCAACTGACAAAGTTCACAAATGTGATGAAGGGATGGCAGCCTCGCTGGTTCCTACTCGACCCAGACTCTGGCATGCTCGAATACTTTGAG AAGGAGGAGCACAAGAAGCACCGTCCCAGGGGGTCCATACATCTTGCT TCAGCTGTGATTTCTCCATCAGAGGAAGACTCTCAGACATTTTCTGTCAGTGCTGCCAATGCAGAGGTCTACAAGCTAAGAG CAACATCGACCCGGGAACGCCAGCAGTGGGTGGATAGACTAAGACAGACTGCTGAACACCACAGCAACCTAGCAAACCAG CAGCAGTCTTTGCCGGCGGAGCTGCAACGAGGGGTGCGGTCTCAGTCTGTCAGCAGTGGAGGTCTTGTGACCCCAACATCCCAAAAGCCTCGTTTGTCAACTTCGGAGAACATTGCCCCGCCCAG aCTTGCCCCACCCAGCCATCGGGCACCTGTGGCCCACCCACACCTGATTGACCCTTTCCTGGAGGTGAAGGAGTACATGATGGAGGCTGAAGACTACTCTCATGGACTTACAGAGAAAATTAAT ACATTACCATATTCCGGAGAGCCAATTTGTGGTCTGGATTCA GATATGTTGCTGCTTAAGGCGACGTCAGCAGCCACGCTTCAGTGTCTTGGCCAGTGTCTCACCATGCTGCAGCAGCGACAG AAACAAATGAGAAAA GAGGCTTATGGTATCACAGCTGGCGGGCAGAGTAGCGTTAGTGCTTCCCTAGACAT GGCCCCCCGTAGGGACAGCCGGACCAAGAGCCTGGCCGAATCTGTCCACTCCCCGGTGGGCAGCTTCACCTCCGCCTGCGACCTCCCCTTCCTCCTCCCGGAGACCAACCCAG TGGTTGTGGTGGACCACGATGAGGAAGAGGAGGATGTAGCAGAGTACAAGGACACAGACCTGGAGGGGGTGGAGGAGCACAAGTCCATCATCCTGCATCTTCTTTCACAGCTCAAACTGGGCATGGACCTCACAAAG GTTGTGTTGCCAACATTCATCCTGGAGCGGCGTTCCCTGCTGGAGCTTTTTGCAGACTGCATGGCTCACCCAGACGTCTTCCTCAG GATAACTTGCCTGTCTTCGCCAGAGGAGCGGATGATGGCCGTGCTGGAGTGGTACCTAACCTCCTTCCATGCAGGCAGACAG GGTTCAATAGCCAAGAAGCCCTACAACCCAATCATAGGTGAGACGTTCCACTGCTCCTGGCGAATCCCACCGGAGCAGATCGGTGAGACCTCTGGGGATGGAGGGGAGCCATATCTGCTCTCATACACTGCAGAACAGGTCTCACATCACCCGCCCG TTTCAGCCTTCTACTTCGAGTGCCCAAAAAAGAGAGTTTGCGTGAATGCCTCAATATGGACCAAGTCCAAGTTTATGGGCATGTCCATCGGAGTGGTCATGGTGGGCAAAG TTGTATTGAAGCTGCTGGACTTTGATGAGGAGTATGTGTTCAGTCTGCCAAGTGCGTATGCCCGCTCCATCCTCACCACGCCTTGGGTCGAGATGGGCGATCGCATCAATATGACATGTCCACAAACCAACTTCTCTGCAGGCATCATTTTCCATACAAAG CCGTTTTATGGGGGTCGTCTACATCGGGTGTCAGCGGAGGTCAAAAACGGAAACACAGGAAATATCACCTGTAAGGTGCAGGGCGAGTGGAATTCTAGCTTTGAATTCACCTACACTAAT GGCAACACAAAGACAGTGAATGTGGAAGATAACAAGGTGTGGAGAAAGAGGGTGCGGCCCGTGCAGAAACAGGGCGATTTTGAGTCACGGAAACTATGGCAACATGTTACCTCAGCATTGAAAGTAGGCGACATCAACACAGCAACAGAACATAAGAAATTT TTGGAGGAGAGGCAAAGGGAGGGAGAAAGACACCGTAAAGACACAAATACTGCCTTCCCAACCAAG TTCTTCAAGAAGGTTGGTGATGCCTGGCTGTACAAGGATATGTTGTGA
- the LOC128231587 gene encoding oxysterol-binding protein-related protein 11-like isoform X4 — protein MEFDMKEETKLKNWQPLEGQLTKFTNVMKGWQPRWFLLDPDSGMLEYFEKEEHKKHRPRGSIHLASAVISPSEEDSQTFSVSAANAEVYKLRATSTRERQQWVDRLRQTAEHHSNLANQQQSLPAELQRGVRSQSVSSGGLVTPTSQKPRLSTSENIAPPRLAPPSHRAPVAHPHLIDPFLEVKEYMMEAEDYSHGLTEKINTLPYSGEPICGLDSDMLLLKATSAATLQCLGQCLTMLQQRQKQMRKEAYGITAGGQSSVSASLDMAPRRDSRTKSLAESVHSPVGSFTSACDLPFLLPETNPVVVVDHDEEEEDVAEYKDTDLEGVEEHKSIILHLLSQLKLGMDLTKVVLPTFILERRSLLELFADCMAHPDVFLRITCLSSPEERMMAVLEWYLTSFHAGRQGSIAKKPYNPIIGETFHCSWRIPPEQIGETSGDGGEPYLLSYTAEQVSHHPPVSAFYFECPKKRVCVNASIWTKSKFMGMSIGVVMVGKVVLKLLDFDEEYVFSLPSAYARSILTTPWVEMGDRINMTCPQTNFSAGIIFHTKPFYGGRLHRVSAEVKNGNTGNITCKVQGEWNSSFEFTYTNGNTKTVNVEDNKVWRKRVRPVQKQGDFESRKLWQHVTSALKVGDINTATEHKKFLEERQREGERHRKDTNTAFPTKFFKKVGDAWLYKDML, from the exons ctgGCAGCCACTTGAGGGTCAACTGACAAAGTTCACAAATGTGATGAAGGGATGGCAGCCTCGCTGGTTCCTACTCGACCCAGACTCTGGCATGCTCGAATACTTTGAG AAGGAGGAGCACAAGAAGCACCGTCCCAGGGGGTCCATACATCTTGCT TCAGCTGTGATTTCTCCATCAGAGGAAGACTCTCAGACATTTTCTGTCAGTGCTGCCAATGCAGAGGTCTACAAGCTAAGAG CAACATCGACCCGGGAACGCCAGCAGTGGGTGGATAGACTAAGACAGACTGCTGAACACCACAGCAACCTAGCAAACCAG CAGCAGTCTTTGCCGGCGGAGCTGCAACGAGGGGTGCGGTCTCAGTCTGTCAGCAGTGGAGGTCTTGTGACCCCAACATCCCAAAAGCCTCGTTTGTCAACTTCGGAGAACATTGCCCCGCCCAG aCTTGCCCCACCCAGCCATCGGGCACCTGTGGCCCACCCACACCTGATTGACCCTTTCCTGGAGGTGAAGGAGTACATGATGGAGGCTGAAGACTACTCTCATGGACTTACAGAGAAAATTAAT ACATTACCATATTCCGGAGAGCCAATTTGTGGTCTGGATTCA GATATGTTGCTGCTTAAGGCGACGTCAGCAGCCACGCTTCAGTGTCTTGGCCAGTGTCTCACCATGCTGCAGCAGCGACAG AAACAAATGAGAAAA GAGGCTTATGGTATCACAGCTGGCGGGCAGAGTAGCGTTAGTGCTTCCCTAGACAT GGCCCCCCGTAGGGACAGCCGGACCAAGAGCCTGGCCGAATCTGTCCACTCCCCGGTGGGCAGCTTCACCTCCGCCTGCGACCTCCCCTTCCTCCTCCCGGAGACCAACCCAG TGGTTGTGGTGGACCACGATGAGGAAGAGGAGGATGTAGCAGAGTACAAGGACACAGACCTGGAGGGGGTGGAGGAGCACAAGTCCATCATCCTGCATCTTCTTTCACAGCTCAAACTGGGCATGGACCTCACAAAG GTTGTGTTGCCAACATTCATCCTGGAGCGGCGTTCCCTGCTGGAGCTTTTTGCAGACTGCATGGCTCACCCAGACGTCTTCCTCAG GATAACTTGCCTGTCTTCGCCAGAGGAGCGGATGATGGCCGTGCTGGAGTGGTACCTAACCTCCTTCCATGCAGGCAGACAG GGTTCAATAGCCAAGAAGCCCTACAACCCAATCATAGGTGAGACGTTCCACTGCTCCTGGCGAATCCCACCGGAGCAGATCGGTGAGACCTCTGGGGATGGAGGGGAGCCATATCTGCTCTCATACACTGCAGAACAGGTCTCACATCACCCGCCCG TTTCAGCCTTCTACTTCGAGTGCCCAAAAAAGAGAGTTTGCGTGAATGCCTCAATATGGACCAAGTCCAAGTTTATGGGCATGTCCATCGGAGTGGTCATGGTGGGCAAAG TTGTATTGAAGCTGCTGGACTTTGATGAGGAGTATGTGTTCAGTCTGCCAAGTGCGTATGCCCGCTCCATCCTCACCACGCCTTGGGTCGAGATGGGCGATCGCATCAATATGACATGTCCACAAACCAACTTCTCTGCAGGCATCATTTTCCATACAAAG CCGTTTTATGGGGGTCGTCTACATCGGGTGTCAGCGGAGGTCAAAAACGGAAACACAGGAAATATCACCTGTAAGGTGCAGGGCGAGTGGAATTCTAGCTTTGAATTCACCTACACTAAT GGCAACACAAAGACAGTGAATGTGGAAGATAACAAGGTGTGGAGAAAGAGGGTGCGGCCCGTGCAGAAACAGGGCGATTTTGAGTCACGGAAACTATGGCAACATGTTACCTCAGCATTGAAAGTAGGCGACATCAACACAGCAACAGAACATAAGAAATTT TTGGAGGAGAGGCAAAGGGAGGGAGAAAGACACCGTAAAGACACAAATACTGCCTTCCCAACCAAG TTCTTCAAGAAGGTTGGTGATGCCTGGCTGTACAAGGATATGTTGTGA
- the LOC128231587 gene encoding oxysterol-binding protein-related protein 11-like isoform X2 has translation MAASTKKSDFEPLASLSESERKQVLAVMQRAKEFDMKEETKLKNWQPLEGQLTKFTNVMKGWQPRWFLLDPDSGMLEYFEKEEHKKHRPRGSIHLASAVISPSEEDSQTFSVSAANAEVYKLRATSTRERQQWVDRLRQTAEHHSNLANQQSLPAELQRGVRSQSVSSGGLVTPTSQKPRLSTSENIAPPRLAPPSHRAPVAHPHLIDPFLEVKEYMMEAEDYSHGLTEKINTLPYSGEPICGLDSDMLLLKATSAATLQCLGQCLTMLQQRQKQMRKEAYGITAGGQSSVSASLDMAPRRDSRTKSLAESVHSPVGSFTSACDLPFLLPETNPVVVVDHDEEEEDVAEYKDTDLEGVEEHKSIILHLLSQLKLGMDLTKVVLPTFILERRSLLELFADCMAHPDVFLRITCLSSPEERMMAVLEWYLTSFHAGRQGSIAKKPYNPIIGETFHCSWRIPPEQIGETSGDGGEPYLLSYTAEQVSHHPPVSAFYFECPKKRVCVNASIWTKSKFMGMSIGVVMVGKVVLKLLDFDEEYVFSLPSAYARSILTTPWVEMGDRINMTCPQTNFSAGIIFHTKPFYGGRLHRVSAEVKNGNTGNITCKVQGEWNSSFEFTYTNGNTKTVNVEDNKVWRKRVRPVQKQGDFESRKLWQHVTSALKVGDINTATEHKKFLEERQREGERHRKDTNTAFPTKFFKKVGDAWLYKDML, from the exons ctgGCAGCCACTTGAGGGTCAACTGACAAAGTTCACAAATGTGATGAAGGGATGGCAGCCTCGCTGGTTCCTACTCGACCCAGACTCTGGCATGCTCGAATACTTTGAG AAGGAGGAGCACAAGAAGCACCGTCCCAGGGGGTCCATACATCTTGCT TCAGCTGTGATTTCTCCATCAGAGGAAGACTCTCAGACATTTTCTGTCAGTGCTGCCAATGCAGAGGTCTACAAGCTAAGAG CAACATCGACCCGGGAACGCCAGCAGTGGGTGGATAGACTAAGACAGACTGCTGAACACCACAGCAACCTAGCAAACCAG CAGTCTTTGCCGGCGGAGCTGCAACGAGGGGTGCGGTCTCAGTCTGTCAGCAGTGGAGGTCTTGTGACCCCAACATCCCAAAAGCCTCGTTTGTCAACTTCGGAGAACATTGCCCCGCCCAG aCTTGCCCCACCCAGCCATCGGGCACCTGTGGCCCACCCACACCTGATTGACCCTTTCCTGGAGGTGAAGGAGTACATGATGGAGGCTGAAGACTACTCTCATGGACTTACAGAGAAAATTAAT ACATTACCATATTCCGGAGAGCCAATTTGTGGTCTGGATTCA GATATGTTGCTGCTTAAGGCGACGTCAGCAGCCACGCTTCAGTGTCTTGGCCAGTGTCTCACCATGCTGCAGCAGCGACAG AAACAAATGAGAAAA GAGGCTTATGGTATCACAGCTGGCGGGCAGAGTAGCGTTAGTGCTTCCCTAGACAT GGCCCCCCGTAGGGACAGCCGGACCAAGAGCCTGGCCGAATCTGTCCACTCCCCGGTGGGCAGCTTCACCTCCGCCTGCGACCTCCCCTTCCTCCTCCCGGAGACCAACCCAG TGGTTGTGGTGGACCACGATGAGGAAGAGGAGGATGTAGCAGAGTACAAGGACACAGACCTGGAGGGGGTGGAGGAGCACAAGTCCATCATCCTGCATCTTCTTTCACAGCTCAAACTGGGCATGGACCTCACAAAG GTTGTGTTGCCAACATTCATCCTGGAGCGGCGTTCCCTGCTGGAGCTTTTTGCAGACTGCATGGCTCACCCAGACGTCTTCCTCAG GATAACTTGCCTGTCTTCGCCAGAGGAGCGGATGATGGCCGTGCTGGAGTGGTACCTAACCTCCTTCCATGCAGGCAGACAG GGTTCAATAGCCAAGAAGCCCTACAACCCAATCATAGGTGAGACGTTCCACTGCTCCTGGCGAATCCCACCGGAGCAGATCGGTGAGACCTCTGGGGATGGAGGGGAGCCATATCTGCTCTCATACACTGCAGAACAGGTCTCACATCACCCGCCCG TTTCAGCCTTCTACTTCGAGTGCCCAAAAAAGAGAGTTTGCGTGAATGCCTCAATATGGACCAAGTCCAAGTTTATGGGCATGTCCATCGGAGTGGTCATGGTGGGCAAAG TTGTATTGAAGCTGCTGGACTTTGATGAGGAGTATGTGTTCAGTCTGCCAAGTGCGTATGCCCGCTCCATCCTCACCACGCCTTGGGTCGAGATGGGCGATCGCATCAATATGACATGTCCACAAACCAACTTCTCTGCAGGCATCATTTTCCATACAAAG CCGTTTTATGGGGGTCGTCTACATCGGGTGTCAGCGGAGGTCAAAAACGGAAACACAGGAAATATCACCTGTAAGGTGCAGGGCGAGTGGAATTCTAGCTTTGAATTCACCTACACTAAT GGCAACACAAAGACAGTGAATGTGGAAGATAACAAGGTGTGGAGAAAGAGGGTGCGGCCCGTGCAGAAACAGGGCGATTTTGAGTCACGGAAACTATGGCAACATGTTACCTCAGCATTGAAAGTAGGCGACATCAACACAGCAACAGAACATAAGAAATTT TTGGAGGAGAGGCAAAGGGAGGGAGAAAGACACCGTAAAGACACAAATACTGCCTTCCCAACCAAG TTCTTCAAGAAGGTTGGTGATGCCTGGCTGTACAAGGATATGTTGTGA